The Armatimonadota bacterium region CTCACACAGGGGATAGTGCGTCAGCGTATGGGGCAGTTCTATCAGGACCTGTTGAGGAAGGCGAACGCACAGAACCTGTTGCTGCCCAAGCCTTCGGCACAGGCACAACCCCAGAGACCGACGAGGGGTGCGCCGGCAGTGCCGCCACCACCGCCGCCGAACCGATAGTGTTCCAGTAAAAAACATCCGTGAGGAGGAGCAACCATGAGCAAGCGTCAGCTGAACGTGGCGTTGATTGGCTACCAGTTCATGGGCAAGGCGCACAGTAACGCTTACCGACAGGTCGCTCGCTTCTTTGACGACCTAGAAGTGGAGCCGGTCCTGAAGGTTATTTGCGGGCGTAACGAGGAGAACGTGCGCAAAGCCGCACAGAAGTATGGCTGGGAGGAGTACGACACTTCCTGGGAGCGCGTCGTGGAGCGCAAGGACATCGACCTCGTGGACGTGTCGGTACCCGGCAACATGCATGCGCCCATCGCCATCGCCGCGGCGAACGCGGGCAAAATGGTTCTGTGTGAAAAGCCGCTGGCAAACACGCTGGCGGAGGCTCGGCAGATGTATGAGGCGGTGCAGAAGAACAAAGTGCCCCATGCGCTGTGCCATAACTACCGTTTTGCCCCAGCCGTGCAGCTTGCCAAGCAGCTGATTGACGAAGGGCGCATCGGCAAGATTTACCACTTCCGGGGCACCTATCTGCAGGACTGGATTGTAGACCCCAACTTCCCGCTGGTATGGCGATTGCAAAAAGAGGTAGCGGGTTCGGGAGCACATGGTGACCTGAACGCGCACCTGATTGACATGGCTCGCTTCCTCGTGGGAGAGATCGCCGAAGTATCAGGCATGATGGAGACCTTCATCAAACAACGCCCGAAGCTGGCAGCTTCCGATGACCGCTTGGGTGGGGTGGCCAGCAGCGAGATGGGTGAAGTGACCGTCGATGATGCCGCGCTGTTCCTCATGCGCTTCGAGAACGGAGCCATCGGCAGCATCGAAGCCACCCGCTTCGCGCTAGGGCGTAAGAACTACAACCGCTTCGAGATTAACGGTAGCAAGGGAAGCCTCGTGTTCAACATGGAGCGCATGAACGAGCTGGAGGTCTATCTGCAGGACGACCCGCCACACATCCGAGGCTTCCGCGTGGTGCAGGCAAGCGACAGCATGCACCCCTTCATGAGCGCATGGTGGCCCGTTGGGCACATCATCG contains the following coding sequences:
- a CDS encoding oxidoreductase — encoded protein: MSKRQLNVALIGYQFMGKAHSNAYRQVARFFDDLEVEPVLKVICGRNEENVRKAAQKYGWEEYDTSWERVVERKDIDLVDVSVPGNMHAPIAIAAANAGKMVLCEKPLANTLAEARQMYEAVQKNKVPHALCHNYRFAPAVQLAKQLIDEGRIGKIYHFRGTYLQDWIVDPNFPLVWRLQKEVAGSGAHGDLNAHLIDMARFLVGEIAEVSGMMETFIKQRPKLAASDDRLGGVASSEMGEVTVDDAALFLMRFENGAIGSIEATRFALGRKNYNRFEINGSKGSLVFNMERMNELEVYLQDDPPHIRGFRVVQASDSMHPFMSAWWPVGHIIGYEHTFINLVYTMLKKFDKGEEFKPNFEDGVRNQAVLEAVDISSQQKRWVSISDL